GACACCACGCAGCCTATTGCTCCTTTGACTACCGAAACTGTTGAGAGCCCCGCGGCGCATCAGTGAGCCAATATCTGGTAGTGGTAGGGTTTGGCTTTCGCGCCGGGCCGGTTGAGCGGGAGATCCCTTCGACTTCGCTCAGGGCAGGCTCTTCGCACCGCCTGAAGTACGGCTTCGCTCAGGATGTCACCACGATTTATTACAATTTGCCCACGATTCGCGGAACTTTGCTAACATTCTGAGCACGCGAAAGCACAGGGAATTCTTAAGATGTCCAGCCCCAATCAAAGTCAGATTACGTTTGAAAATGGCCCCGAACTGCCCACGGAATCGGGCCAAGCCCGGACCACAGGGATCCTTCCTTCGCAGGAAATCAGCGGCCTGATCGCTGCGGGTAACGTGATCGCCACTCCGGCAATCAACCCGGAGCACGTCCAGCCGGCAAGTCTGGATTTGCGGCTCGGAAACATGGCGCACCGCGTCCGCGCGAGCTTTCTTCCCGGACCGAATAGCACGGTCGAGGCCAAGATCAAAGAACTGCGCATGACGCGAGTTGACCTCACAGGCGCGCCGGTTTTCGAAAAGGATTGCGTTTATATCGTTCCTCTCGTCGAAGAGCTGAATCTGCCTGAAAACATTTCGGGCAAGGCCAATCCCAAGAGCACCACCGGCCGCCTCGACATTTTCACGCGCCTCATCACCGACTACGGCACTGAATTTGACTCCGTGCCGCCGGGATATAAAGGAAAGCTGTACGCCGAAGTGGTGTCGCGCACATTCACCGTTGCGGTTCGAGCCGGGATGCGACTGAGCCAGTTGCGATTTGTGAAAGGCAGTCCGGTCGCCGGCGACCGTACCATCAGAGAACTGGACCACGAAGAACCGCTGGTCTACATGAATGAAGAAAATCCGGCCAAAGTGCGGCTGCACCGCGGCCTGAGAATCACGGTCAATCTGGAAGCCGCAGAAGCTGGCGAAATCATTGCCTACAAGGCGAAGCGGTATGCTCCCGTGATTGAACTGGACCGCATTAACCACTATTCGACGGAAGAGTTTTGGGAAGTGCGACATCAGAACAGCAGCAAAAATCTGATTCTCGAGCCCGGCGACTTCTACATTCTCGCTTCCCGCGAAAGAGTACGAGTTCCGCCGGAATTCGCGGCCGAGATGGTTCCCTTCGATCCGTCCGATGGCGAATTTCGCATTCACTATGCCGGATTCTTCGATCCCGGCTTCGGCTACGGTTCCAGTGACATCAAGGGAACCCGCGCTGTGCTTGAGGTTCGGGCTCACGAAGTTCCCTTCCTCATGGAGCATGGCCAGCTGGTCGGACGGCTGAACTACATGCCCCTGCTGAAACGGCCAGACAAAATCTATGGCACGAATATCGGATCGTCGTATCAACAGCAGGCGCTCACGCTAAGCAAACAATTCCGCCGTTAGGACGGGCACTTTCGCAACTCAGGATTCAGCGGCGGAGTGCTTTCTTCTTATCAAGTCCGATCTTCCCACGCCCGATCTTCCCATGACCAATCTTCAAGACGGCAAGCGTATACTCCGCGATCGTTTCCGGGATAGCCTCGCTATAGACGAACTGCCCGCTCCGGCGGCAGGAAATCAACTGGGCTTCGCTCAGAATCTTCAGGTGATGCGAAACCGTTGCCGGAGTTACCCCGTGCATCGAGACGATCTGGCCGCAAGTCATCTCTGGGGACGCGGAAATGGCCTCCAGTATCCTGAGCCGCGTCGCATCGGACAAGGCCTTCGATATTTTCTCAACGTCCGAACGGTCCATGATTACCTATGACTAGTTTAACGTAACGAACCCTCAGCCCTGTCGCCAGCAACGCATTACTCCTGTGCAAAAGAACTCCTGAAAAGCTTGCGACTTATTATTTCGATGGTCATCTAACTGTCTAATTGCCGGGACACAGGCAGTTAAATTCATCGAATAAGGAGGCCGGACATGGCCAGACTTACGGGCAAGGTAGCGGTAGTGACGGGCGGAAACAGCGGCATCGGACTGGCAACGGCCAAGCGTCTTCAGGAAGAAGGCGCCAGGGTAGCCATCTCTGGCCGAAGCCGCAAAACTCTGGATGAAGCGGTGAAAACAATCGGAAACGGCGTGCTCGCGGTGCAGGCAGATGTCTCCAACCTGGCCGACGTGCAGACCCTCTTCGCCGAGGTTTCGCAAAAGCTCGGCAGAATTGACGTGTTATTTGTGAACGCGGGAGTGGCAAAGTTCGCTCCTTTTGCCGAAACTTCTGAAGGCACATACGACGAGCAGTTCGACATCAACATCAAGGGAGCGTACTTCACCATTCAGAAAGCGCTGCCTCTGCTGAATGATGGCGCGTCCATCATTCTCAATACCAGCGTGGCCGATCAAAAAGGCACCGAGGGTGCGAGCGCCTATGCGGCCACCAAGGCGGCACTGCGCTCTCTGGCGCGGACGGCGGCGGCCGAGCTGGCCGGACGTGGCATTCGCGTCAATGCCGTGGCTCCCGGGCCGATCGTCACGCCCATCTTCGACAAAACCGGCCTTCCGAAAGAAGCGATCGAAGCATTCGCCAAGGACATGATTGCCAAGGTTCCCATGAAACGCTTTGGACAGCCCGAGGAAGTGGCAGGCGCTGTGGCGTTCCTGGCATCCCAGGACGCGTCGTACATCACCGGCGTCGAGATCAACGTCGACGGAGGCCTCGGTCAAATCTGAACCGCCCGAACTATGCTATAGAAGGCTGATGATGGAGGCGGGCGGACGCCTCGTCCGCCCCCGGGCGAAGCCCGGCCGTTTGCGCCCTTGCCAATTTCTCTCCCCGTATTGCAAACTTGAGCATGAGGATTCTCTCCCGCTTCCTGGCGGCGGCCACCGATGCCGCGCACTTCCCTGCTCCCACCCTGCCGGAAGTCGCTTTCCTCGGCCGTTCCAACGTCGGCAAGTCCAGTGTCATCAATTCGCTCGTCGGCGCTAAGCTGGCCCGCACCAGTTCCACTCCGGGGCGCACGCGCAGCATTAATTTTTTTGAGATTCGCTGGCCCGGAAAGCCACATCCTGAACTGATCTTCGCCGATCTCCCCGGTTACGGCTACGCCAAGATTTCCCGCGAAATTTCTCAGGAGTGGCCGAAGTTTATAGAGCCCTATCTTAACGATCGGCCTACGCTCAGCCTGTGCATCGTGCTGGTGGATGCCAACATTCCTCCCCAGCAAAGCGATCGCCAACTACTGGATTTCCTCTCCGCCTCCAATCGCGAATTTCTGATCGTGGCCACCAAGAGCGACCGCCTCTCGAATAATCAACTGCGCAATGCCCTACGCACGTTAACCCAGGAATATCCCGCAGCCCGCCCGCTTCCCTACTCCGCCAAGACCGGCGCCGGACGCGACGAACTTTGGAAACAGATTCGGCAGGTCGCCCAGCAGTTAGCGGCTACGGAAGCGTCGTGCTGACACCCCACCACGTTAGAAAAGTCTCAACCAACAAATGCTCCTGCGTCGAATCGTAGCCCTAATCTTTGCAGCGCCTTTTCCCGATAGATGCAGCAGACTTCCCGGCAGGCTTTTTCAGTCCGCGGCCCATCTGGGGATGACTTTCAAGCATCGCGCAGTCCACGCCTCCGCATCGGAGCGCTATTTTTTATGGCTGAAGAAATCGATGGAAGCGTTTCGTATCTCAAAGCTCTGAAACAATCCTCCGGCTCCGGCGAAGCGACCGGGGCTGCGCCGGCCCGGGAACGCACTTCCGAGACCAAGGTGACGCCGCGACGGTTCCCAGGCACGGAGAAACGCCGCAGCGTGCGCTACAAGTGCGAGGGCGGCGCGGGAGTGCGCGAGGAGGGCGCCGATGTGCAAACTTGGGCCCGTTTCACCGACATCAGTCTGCACGGATATTACATCGAAGCGCAGTCCACCTATCCTGTTGGCGCAGTGCTTTACTTGCGGCTGGAAGCGAACGGCGTGCGCGTCGAAAGCAAAGGAATGGTGAGGGTGAGTTATCCGTGTCTTGGAATGGGGATCGCATTCATCGATCCCTCGGAAGAAACGCGTCAACGACTGAAGGAGATGCTCGGCGGCATAACTCGTCCTACCGGACCGATAGGCCCCGGAATCGCTTCTTCACCGCCCGCTGGCGGCGCAATCGGCGCTTTGCCCGAAGTTCACGATCCTAAAGCCGCGTTGCGCGCGCTCATCGAGTTCTTCGAAAACCGCCAGCTGTTGATGCGCGACGATTTCCTTAAAATCCTGCGTACCAGCCGGGGTCCGGCCCTGAAGCCGTAAGGCACTTGTTGCCTATCCTGCCACTTTCGCCGGTTGACTCCTGCCGATTTGTCATCTTGAGGCGCAAGTCAGAGTAGGACCGCCTGTTGAAATCCCGTCCGTTTCTCGCAAAGTTTGTGCATTTATCATGAGCTCCATGGCTCTCTACCTCATCACTGGCATCGGCGGCTTCATCGGATCGTCTCTGGCGCGCGAGCTCCTTTCGCGCGGCGAACTAGTGCGCGGCGTCGATAATTTTTCTACGGGCAAGCGGGACAATCTCACTGACATTCTGGATCGCATCGACTTCCGCGAAGCCGATATCACCGACTTGAACGCCATGCATGCCGCCTGCGCCGGCGTGGACTTCGTGCTGCACCAGGCCGCGATCCCTTCGGTACCCAAATCGGTTCTCGATCCGCTCGGCAGCAACCAGGCCAACGTCGATGGCACCGTCAACGTGCTCATCGCTGCGCGCGATGCCAAGGTCAAGCGCGTGATCTATGCCGCGTCATCCTCGGCCTATGGCGATACTCCAACGCTTCCCAAGCATGAAGCAATGAAGCCCGATCCGATTTCTCCCTACGCCGTGGCCAAGCTGGCCAGCGAACACTACCTGATTTCTTTTTACCGATGTTATGGCCTCGAGACCGTCGCCCTGCGCTACTTCAACATCTTCGGCCCGCGGCAGGATCCCTCGTCGCCCTATTCCGGCGTGTTGGCGAAATTCATCGCCGTAATGCTGCGCGGCGAGCAACCCATGATTTTCGGTGACGGCGAGCAAAGCCGCGACTTCACTTACATTGACAACGCCGTCGAAGCAAATCTGCTGGCCTGCAAAGCACCCGCAGCGCAAGCCGCCGGACAAGTCTTCAACGTCGCCACCGGCCGCCGCTGCACGCTCAATGAAACCTTCAAGCTCTTGCAGCCTCTGACCTCGTATTCCGGACAGCCCCTGTACGGTCCCGAGCGCGGCGGCGACATCAAACACTCGCTGGCTGACATCTCCAAAGCCGAAGCCGCTCTCGGCTACAAACCCAAAGTAGATTTCGAAGAAGGCCTGCGGCGTACAGTGGAGTGGTATCGGCGAAGAGATTAGAGCCGCCAGAATAGAAATAGTACGAGGCAAGATTCCGCTAGCCGGCAACTCTCGTTCATAGAATGTTCACATAGTCGTAATGCAGGAGTAGTCGCTCTCGGCGTAACATTGTGCATTCGTTGACTCACGGTCGACGGAGGAGCATGAGTTATGAAAAGGCTAGGTCTAGTTCGGACTGCGGGGATGCTGCTTGCTTTTTCCCTGGCCATAGCAGCTGCCTTGCCTGCTCAAACGCTGCAAACTGTGGTTTCATTCAACAGTTCCGGGGGCTATCACCCCTATCTCCCGCCATCACTGGCACCAGACGGTACCCTATACGGCACGACGTATTGGGGCGGAACCAACGATTATGGCACGGTGTTTAAGCTTACGCCATCCGGTACCCTTACGACGCTCGCCGATTTCTGCATTCAGGGGCCGCCCAATTGCGAACACGACGGGTTCGTGATCGTAGGCAGCGATGGGAACGTCTATGGCACGGACCCAGGAGGCGGGGACTCAAACGGTGGAACGTTCTTCGAAATCACGTCCGCAGGTGTCGTGAGCGTCCTTTATAACTTCTGCTCTCTGGCTAACTGCGCCGACGGCTCCGGCCCAGGAGTGGTGCTGCAGGGCAGCAACGGCAACTTCTATGGGGTGACCGCAGCAGGAGGCACCGGCCAGCACTCCTCGGGCACTGTCTTCCAAATCACGCCCTCAGGCGTCCTGACCACGATTTACAACTTCTGCTCTCTTACTAACTGTGCTGACGGCAGTGGCCCACTTACGTTGGTGGAGGGCAGCGACGGAAACTTCTACGGTGCGACCGGCCAAGGCGCCACAAATTCCGATGGTACAGTTTTCCAAATCACGCCCTCAGGCACCCTAACCACTCTTTATAGGTTCTGCTCTCTTGCTAACTGCGTCGATGGCCAATATCCCGCGGGGTTGATACAGGCGACGAACGGCAACCTGTACGGCACAACGAACTCGGGCGGTACCCAGAATCGCGGTACGGTCTTTCAGCTCACGCCATCCGGCACTCTTAAGACGCTCCACAATTTCTGTTCTAGTGCCAACTGCGCCGACGGTAACGGCTATGGTTCTTATCTGATACAGGGCCGCGATGGCAACTTCTATGGAACGACCCAGACGGGCGGAGCCCTAACGAGAAACTATTGTCCTGACGGCTGCGGAACATTGTTCCAACTCACGCCCGGCGGTGTGTTGAGCACGCTTTTCCATTTTTGCACGCAGAGCGCCTGCACGGACGGCAATGAGCCGGTGGGCATCGTGCAAGCCAGCGACGGCTCATTTTATGGGACAACGTATTGGGGGGGGGACTAACTGCCCTGCGCAAGGCTGTGGCATAGTTTTCAACTGGTCGCCCAACGTTGCCGTGGCGCCCACGTTTACGCCGGCTTCACTGAGCTTCGGAAGTCAAGCGGTCGACACCACCTCTGCGGCGAAGTCAGTGACGATCAAAAACACCGCTACCGGCGACGTTGTTCTTGATTTCACCAATTTCGCGGTCAACCCGCCATTCGCGATTTCAGCCAACAACTGCGGCGCTACGTTGGGTTCGGGAGGTAAGAGTTGCAAGGTCAGCATCACATTCACACCCACGGCTTTGGGAGCCGTAAATGGCGCGTTCAGCGTTTCCGACAACGCTCCAGGTAGTCCTCAGACAGTGCCGCTTTCTGGCACCGGCATCGTGCAGACGACTCTGACGCCCAGCAGCCTGACATTTGCAAAGCAAAAAGTCGGCACGACCAGCGCGGCCAAGAACGTGACGTTAAAAAACAACCTGCCCACAACGTTGACGGGGATTTCGTATTCGGCAGCGGCACCATTCGCTGTCTCCACTTCGACCTGTGGCACGACGCTGGCGACCAAAGCAAGCTGCACAATCAGCGTGACCTTCTCGCCGACGACAACCGGCATCGCAACCGGTACCCTGAGCGTGAACGACAGCGCTGACAATAGCCCGCAGACAGTAAGCCTCACGGGCACCGGGGACTAGCGCTCGGCGAGCGCCGGGAATTTACCTTGAAGAAATGAACACATTCCAAGGGAAATAAAAAGCCGCCTTTCACGAGGCGGCTTTTCTTTAATTGACGTATCCGTCGCAAACCGAAGGGCCTTGCGCCCCGCATTACGTTGGTTATCTACGTCCCTACTACTCGCATCGCTACAGTGAGGGCATGACACTTTCCTCGATGGTGGTTTCGCGCGACTGGCAGGAAGTCAGTGTTCTGGAATGCATCCTCGGCGGCCTACAGATGGACGTCGCTGTCGAAAACGAACCGCAGCAGGCTCTGGCCCGACTCGCCAAATCGAAGATCGACGCGCTCATCGTCGATTGCGATCTGAATGGAAGCTCCCAATTTCTACACGAACTGCAAAGTGCGGAGACTCTGAAGACTGTGCCGCTCGTCATCATGGGCGGCGCGCGCTGCAATCGGAACCTGGACTCGAGCGGCGCGCTGTTTGCCTTCGAGAAACCAATTTCGGTGGAGCAGGCCGTGCGCACGCTTTCCGCCGCACGCAGCATGATCGTCGATGGCCGCTTACGCTATCATCGCGCCGGACTCGAGGTCCCAGTGTCGCTGAATTTTAAAGGCCAGAAGCCGGTGGACGCCTCTCTGGTCAATCTGAGTCAGGGCGGAATGCAGATTCATACCGACGATCGCGTCGAGGCCGCGAAGGCTCTCCACGTCTCGTTTGATCTGCCGGGCGCCCGCGCCGGATTGAAAGCCAAAGCAGAGGTCGCGTGGCAGGACAAGCGCGGCAACATGGGCATCCGCTTCGTCAAACTGGCGCCGCAACAACAGCGCACGTTGCAGTTGTGGCTGGCGCAGCAATATTTTGCGAACTAGCGGCTGTGGGTTCTTGGCCGTCATCTGTCCCCGCTCATCACGAAACCAGCTTAACGAAACCGCGCACCGTTTCCTTTTTCATCTTCTGAGGCGGTCACCAACCGCGCCAATCGTTTGCCGGGGCTCGATCCTCCGAACAAGGTGAAGAATCCCCAATAAAACCCGGCCACAAATACGACGGCTCCGGCCGCCATCGCCAGCGGCCAAGGTGGAAACTCGCTGGTGACCGTGAGAAAAACCAGCGCGAATAGCAACAGGGCCGCCAGCACCACCAGTGTGTTTACCGTCCAGATCAGGCTGCGGCCGGAGAGCGGCTGCGAAAGCCAATCCAGTTCCTCCGGCAGAACTTGAGCCTGTTCACTGGCGTCCGGTTTGAAGTGCGTAGTCGGCGGCGGCGATTCGCGTGTGGGCAACTCGATGACTTTCAGCGGGGACGCCGACACCATCAGGCCATCGCCTTGCTGGGAGGCGGAGCCGGCAAAAATGGATTGCGACCGTTCGGTGTGGAGCGCGGCGTCCTCCAGCAGGTTTCCAAAAATCCATTCATTGATCTGACGGATCATCCGCGGAGACAAATCCACAAAGCGGATGCCGCATTGTCCCGACGACGTGGCCCACGCAACTTCACCCCGCGCCTCCAGGCGCAGCCGCGGATCGCGCAGCTCGAAGCGCACCCGCATTTGCCGATGCGGATGCACCGCCGCCACCGCCTGCACGGCGATTCCTTCATCATTCAGATTGCGAACGATGCCGCCATTGGCCTGATCGAGCGTTACGTAGGTCAGCGTGCGGAGTTCATGCCGATGCTTGGCCCGCGCTGGCCGCGCGGGATATACTTCTGCCTCCATACTCACACCGCCGGAAAGAATCGGGTCGGTCAGATCCTTATCTTTCAAATCTTATGCCTGCGCTCAGACGCCCTCTTAGTAACCAATGTGGTTCGCAGGACGCGCGGAGCAGCACCACGAAAAAGGATTCGCCGCCCCGCTCGACCAGTCATGCTTCTGGCGTCTGTCGTTGGACCGCTAGACGGCTTACTAAAGTACATGCCCGAAGGGTCATGCCCTAGTAATTGCAACTCGACCAAAAGACCGATAACTTACAAGTGAACCGTCTCGAATGGCGACCACCATCACCAAACCAGATTTGGAAGCGACTACTTCGCTCCAGGGAACTCGCGCGTCTGCCTGGACGCGAGTGGAGAACTCGTGCGAAGTGGGCTCGTCGTCATCGTCCGCTTCCGATCTCACCAAGCCAACGCAGCGCGATGCACTGCAGGCGCTGCTGGCGTTCTCCGCTCTGCACGATCAGGTTCGCCGCAGAAAATCTCTGGCAGCGCAGAGTCACAGTTTTGACGCCAGCACTCCGCTCGCAGCGCAACGCTCCGAATTCGAACCGGAAGAACTATTCGTGCTGGATGAAGTGCTGCAACTGGTGGCCGAGCGCGCCGTCGCGATTACCGGCGCCGATGGCCTGGCCATTGCTCTCGCGGAAAATAAAGAGATTGTCTTGCGCGCCGCGGCCGGCACGGTGCGTCCCGACGTGGGTGCGCGCATCGAGCGCGACTCCGCTTTCTCCGGAGCCTGCTTCCGTACCGCGCAGGTCGTTACCTGCGACGACACGGAAACCGACTCTCGCGTAAACCTCGAAGCCTGCCGCAAACTCGGCGCCCGTTCCATGGTTGCAGTGCCCTTGTGCGGCCACCGGCGCGTGATCGGCGTACTCGAAGC
Above is a window of Candidatus Sulfotelmatobacter sp. DNA encoding:
- a CDS encoding 2'-deoxycytidine 5'-triphosphate deaminase → MSSPNQSQITFENGPELPTESGQARTTGILPSQEISGLIAAGNVIATPAINPEHVQPASLDLRLGNMAHRVRASFLPGPNSTVEAKIKELRMTRVDLTGAPVFEKDCVYIVPLVEELNLPENISGKANPKSTTGRLDIFTRLITDYGTEFDSVPPGYKGKLYAEVVSRTFTVAVRAGMRLSQLRFVKGSPVAGDRTIRELDHEEPLVYMNEENPAKVRLHRGLRITVNLEAAEAGEIIAYKAKRYAPVIELDRINHYSTEEFWEVRHQNSSKNLILEPGDFYILASRERVRVPPEFAAEMVPFDPSDGEFRIHYAGFFDPGFGYGSSDIKGTRAVLEVRAHEVPFLMEHGQLVGRLNYMPLLKRPDKIYGTNIGSSYQQQALTLSKQFRR
- a CDS encoding metalloregulator ArsR/SmtB family transcription factor, with amino-acid sequence MDRSDVEKISKALSDATRLRILEAISASPEMTCGQIVSMHGVTPATVSHHLKILSEAQLISCRRSGQFVYSEAIPETIAEYTLAVLKIGHGKIGRGKIGLDKKKALRR
- a CDS encoding SDR family oxidoreductase, with product MARLTGKVAVVTGGNSGIGLATAKRLQEEGARVAISGRSRKTLDEAVKTIGNGVLAVQADVSNLADVQTLFAEVSQKLGRIDVLFVNAGVAKFAPFAETSEGTYDEQFDINIKGAYFTIQKALPLLNDGASIILNTSVADQKGTEGASAYAATKAALRSLARTAAAELAGRGIRVNAVAPGPIVTPIFDKTGLPKEAIEAFAKDMIAKVPMKRFGQPEEVAGAVAFLASQDASYITGVEINVDGGLGQI
- the yihA gene encoding ribosome biogenesis GTP-binding protein YihA/YsxC, which codes for MRILSRFLAAATDAAHFPAPTLPEVAFLGRSNVGKSSVINSLVGAKLARTSSTPGRTRSINFFEIRWPGKPHPELIFADLPGYGYAKISREISQEWPKFIEPYLNDRPTLSLCIVLVDANIPPQQSDRQLLDFLSASNREFLIVATKSDRLSNNQLRNALRTLTQEYPAARPLPYSAKTGAGRDELWKQIRQVAQQLAATEASC
- a CDS encoding PilZ domain-containing protein, with the protein product MAEEIDGSVSYLKALKQSSGSGEATGAAPARERTSETKVTPRRFPGTEKRRSVRYKCEGGAGVREEGADVQTWARFTDISLHGYYIEAQSTYPVGAVLYLRLEANGVRVESKGMVRVSYPCLGMGIAFIDPSEETRQRLKEMLGGITRPTGPIGPGIASSPPAGGAIGALPEVHDPKAALRALIEFFENRQLLMRDDFLKILRTSRGPALKP
- a CDS encoding SDR family oxidoreductase is translated as MSSMALYLITGIGGFIGSSLARELLSRGELVRGVDNFSTGKRDNLTDILDRIDFREADITDLNAMHAACAGVDFVLHQAAIPSVPKSVLDPLGSNQANVDGTVNVLIAARDAKVKRVIYAASSSAYGDTPTLPKHEAMKPDPISPYAVAKLASEHYLISFYRCYGLETVALRYFNIFGPRQDPSSPYSGVLAKFIAVMLRGEQPMIFGDGEQSRDFTYIDNAVEANLLACKAPAAQAAGQVFNVATGRRCTLNETFKLLQPLTSYSGQPLYGPERGGDIKHSLADISKAEAALGYKPKVDFEEGLRRTVEWYRRRD
- a CDS encoding choice-of-anchor tandem repeat GloVer-containing protein, with amino-acid sequence MKRLGLVRTAGMLLAFSLAIAAALPAQTLQTVVSFNSSGGYHPYLPPSLAPDGTLYGTTYWGGTNDYGTVFKLTPSGTLTTLADFCIQGPPNCEHDGFVIVGSDGNVYGTDPGGGDSNGGTFFEITSAGVVSVLYNFCSLANCADGSGPGVVLQGSNGNFYGVTAAGGTGQHSSGTVFQITPSGVLTTIYNFCSLTNCADGSGPLTLVEGSDGNFYGATGQGATNSDGTVFQITPSGTLTTLYRFCSLANCVDGQYPAGLIQATNGNLYGTTNSGGTQNRGTVFQLTPSGTLKTLHNFCSSANCADGNGYGSYLIQGRDGNFYGTTQTGGALTRNYCPDGCGTLFQLTPGGVLSTLFHFCTQSACTDGNEPVGIVQASDGSFYGTTYWGGD
- a CDS encoding choice-of-anchor D domain-containing protein, coding for MAPTFTPASLSFGSQAVDTTSAAKSVTIKNTATGDVVLDFTNFAVNPPFAISANNCGATLGSGGKSCKVSITFTPTALGAVNGAFSVSDNAPGSPQTVPLSGTGIVQTTLTPSSLTFAKQKVGTTSAAKNVTLKNNLPTTLTGISYSAAAPFAVSTSTCGTTLATKASCTISVTFSPTTTGIATGTLSVNDSADNSPQTVSLTGTGD
- a CDS encoding PilZ domain-containing protein, translating into MTLSSMVVSRDWQEVSVLECILGGLQMDVAVENEPQQALARLAKSKIDALIVDCDLNGSSQFLHELQSAETLKTVPLVIMGGARCNRNLDSSGALFAFEKPISVEQAVRTLSAARSMIVDGRLRYHRAGLEVPVSLNFKGQKPVDASLVNLSQGGMQIHTDDRVEAAKALHVSFDLPGARAGLKAKAEVAWQDKRGNMGIRFVKLAPQQQRTLQLWLAQQYFAN
- a CDS encoding PilZ domain-containing protein, which encodes MKDKDLTDPILSGGVSMEAEVYPARPARAKHRHELRTLTYVTLDQANGGIVRNLNDEGIAVQAVAAVHPHRQMRVRFELRDPRLRLEARGEVAWATSSGQCGIRFVDLSPRMIRQINEWIFGNLLEDAALHTERSQSIFAGSASQQGDGLMVSASPLKVIELPTRESPPPTTHFKPDASEQAQVLPEELDWLSQPLSGRSLIWTVNTLVVLAALLLFALVFLTVTSEFPPWPLAMAAGAVVFVAGFYWGFFTLFGGSSPGKRLARLVTASEDEKGNGARFR